In the Necator americanus strain Aroian chromosome X, whole genome shotgun sequence genome, TGATGGTTGTTGTCCTCAGCAGTGGGTGTATACGAGATGTGAATTCGCACTTCTTACATTCCGGTTTCCTAACCCTAATTCCACCTCTTGTCAATTCATTgcttttttattacattttcaaACCTGGCTGTTATGCACACATTGTGGccaacatttgaaaaatagaatgTCAACGTTCTTTATGTTTTGTATCGGTGTCTTAAAAATCTGGATGTTCAGGCTCTGGCTATGGTAATTCTTACCAGTGTATTAATGGTTTATGGTGGGACGTTACAAGATGATCCGTTACCTGATGTTGCTCTGAAAGAAGTGGACCATGTTGTCGAGGACGGCGAAGACAGAGACAAAGCAGAGACGGCAGCGCCACTACTTCAATAGCCATATTTGTTCTTCTGGCACAGTTACTGTTTGGCTTCATATTGCACCCGTGTACTCAATTTTATGCACCCGTTTCAAGTCTTTTATCAGCGCTTCTTTTTATGGCGCATCGTGTTTTTTTAGACTTATACTTAGATATATCCAGCAATCGCGTCTTGTAGTACGGTTACCACGGTCAATTTGTTGACAGGTGCGATGGTTTTACCCATCCCGTTGTTTCTGGATGTCTAATGTTTCCCATTCCTTCTTCTGCATGCATTTTAGTTAATATAGATGTTTACGCTATATCTCTGCTCATTTTAGATACATATGTTAGTGCTAGTGAAATGTTCCGGTTAAAAACCCCGAGTAGAGCATTCCCCTTTGACTTTACCCGGTTCGTCTTTTGAATCACAACGAATTTGGAGTTGCGTTTTAGGCGAGAGTTTTCACTCGATGATGCTTTAATCCTGTATTACCGGTaatattttatagaaatatatatattttttggtGCAAAGTATAAGATTCTATCAGGTTTTCTTGTGATTGCAGCattctgttcctttttgttcGAATAAAATGTTGATCGAAGAGACGGTAGTGTGTTATGTACTTTTTGTAATAGAATAATGCACATTCTGACACGATATTATTGAAGCCACTACATTTTACTAAGCAGTGTTTTCATTTAAACCTCGTTGAACCTCGTTAATTGTTTCTGATAGAGTAAACGTAAAAGAAGCAGTTGTTCCAACATTTATCAGCGGTGTTCTCCTGATTTCCTCTAGAACACGTTGCAGTTTTTGTAAGATGAAATGCAAGGAAATTTTGCATGCTTCTGTGCCGATTCCCTTTGAGTAGACTATTTCCTCAATATTTCCAAGCTTAGACAACTTTCATAGTCCTTTCTGAAGGTTTGGTTAGCCGCACACTCCATCAAGTCACATTATTTTGCGGGTACATATCGTTGCGAAAGCTCAGCGACGAACATACGCGCAGCGATAGTTGGATCAATGCTAAATCACCTATCGACCAGTAACGGATAAATTTGCTGGAATCATGAATTCTTTCGCTATCGGATAACGAAGACGAGTATGAGTAGCGATTAACGCCGGGAACGAAATTAAATAGTTGAATCGTTTAACAAAGAGGTAAGTGCTACAGCACTACCGCCATATCTATAAGTTATTTTAAGTTCAtagttcaaaataaaattgtagtGTAAACAGTGCGATAGAATCATCATGGATTAATACAATAATTCAGATGTTTAAATAGTTACTCACacagtcatttttttccagatatattttggtagaaaaaaaagaagcagaatatacctaagaaaaaagacgtaACAATCTCAAGCTCCTGGAGACACCTTGTTGAGGTTAAAAATGTGGATAGTGTGGAACATGACTGGTTCCCAATAAAAGTACTAAGTATCATAATTCGAATGTATAGTATCATAATCAATAGAGGCACTATGGTTCTCTAAGTGGAGGCACTGTCGCATCGTGATGTACCTACCAATCAATACTTCACTACGTATTTGATCCTAATGGTTTGTACTaagaactttttaaaaaacttaTTGTTTGTATAAACGCACAAGGGACAAGAAATCTTTAATCCGGAGATTTGAGTGGACCGTACTTCATATATCCACCCTGTACTTCATATGCGAGatcaaaaatcaagaaacaTTAGAAGCAGGCTTTGGCTACTAGACAAGAAGAGGAACTCAGCGTTTCCTCATTTCggatttctagatttttcgtCATCTTTATATGTAATTGAGTATGCTAACAAATACATGCCAATGCTGAATAGTCTCAACAAAATGTCCATGCAATAAATGTCGACaaagacaacaacaaaactgTAGTTGCCCCACTTCTAATCATGGGATTCTCGACTACTATTCGAGTGTATTACATTCCAGTCACATCATCGCATCAACACATCATGTGAGATCATCAGTGAAAGTatcgaaataaaaacacaGCGCTGTGGATATGGTCAGACTACAGACGTGCAATCCCCTGCTCCTCTGCAACCGTACCAGGAACAACAGTCCAACTCAACATAGATACCCACAATCTCATAGATAACATTAACATCACCCTTTCAAAGATCTATCCAAGTGGAATGGAACATCACGATTTGAAAATTCGAACCGAAAGTGCGTATCACTACGTTTTCCGCAAATGACAATTCAGCAAAAAGCAAGCTATTGGAATCGTAATTTGGCGCGCCTGTAAGGGAAAATTCGTTGTTGACCGAGGAATTTTCGTTCCGTTCTACGAACCAAACTCCGATTGAAACTGTGTTTTTACTTATCCTTTATAAGCTTGCCCTACTATGGCGCAAGTATCTCTTTTATGATTGGTTTCTGCGGCTTCATTCGCCATAGGTGGATTGGTTGTCACCTTGTGGCGGTCTGTTGTTGGATGTTCGTGTTACTTGTGTCTAGGATCTGATTTTATGTAAATTTCTAGATTATTGTGATACGAACTATCTATTCGAACTCTGTGAGCAATTTTCACGTTATTCCAATCATTCGCCTTGCCATTTTCAATCATTGCGCATCCTTTCGTATAATCATAGCAGTGACTGGTTCCGCCCCTTCACATTCCGTTTGGCTATTGATTCTTCTAGTGTGATCAACAGTGCGTTACGGTGAGCTTTAACTGACTCTAGgacactttcttttcattctctaGATGTTTCATTCTCCTTTATTCGGTTTGATGGCTGAATAATCTCTTAACTTGTTTGGAACTTACCGTTCATTCTTTTATCGTTGCATTCCGTaagcacttatttttttataatgtcATTAATTCAATTGTTTTAATTACTCATGAAAAGATACcaattttgctcttttttattttttttcttcactatttATGTACTTTTGTATGGAAATTCCGAAGATTATCTCCTCTCTTCTGTCCTGTGATCGCTCATTCTTATATTTGGAGTCCCTTTCAGCTTTTGTATACGATTCTTGCTATTGTTGTGCGTTTGCTTAGCAAGCAGAGCTTATGTGTTAGTTTTCTAGTTGTTGTAGGTATGCCCCTACCCATATTCGGCAAATCACACAAGTCTCCTGCCGATGTGGTGAAAAATCTCAAGGAGGCTCTCGTTGCTGTGGAGAAGGTAACCACTTCCATTATGCATTtcactttcaaatttgaaattttatgggtaatttttttttgttttgcttcgtTACTACTTCTCTTCCATCCTTCATGCATCCGTTTACTTAGCAGAATGTGTTACGCATTCTGTTATTCTAATAAGACTGACTTATTCGCTCTCattttgaaacttttaaaaCAAGTTTTTTGAACTATTCATGTGTCATACATTGACAGCACGTGTTTGCGtttgttgaacttttttttttgatctttgTAGATCTTCCCTTCTGTCTTTCTGTACTCTTGAAAGTACAAACTGAAGGTGATATGAATTGATAGATCCACAGCAGCATTTTCCCGTTCCTCCTCTGATATTggttatgtcttttttttttgatgaatcaGCAGTCCGAAACATAGGACATAGATACAAAAGTCTATATCAATGTTAAAGGCTGTGATCTACtagattttatgatttttttttcagttagcTCTATTTCCTTTGTTCCTTGAATGTTGCGTATTTTGTCTTTATATAgatattatattgttatattgttTGCTGCATAGCTACGACGTAGCGCATATCAACAATTCATGCGTAGGTGCGTCCCAACCAAGTTCATTCAAACTTTATTGGGATCGGTTGAATTGTGTTATACTGACATATTTGTCGGTATGAATTTTGAATACAGTGTTCAACATTTTCAGCGCATAAGAGTTGATGAAGTTGTTATGGttttttctacagcaattGTTTAAATTTGATCTTAGTTATGTTCGAGCTTTGCAGACACAAGGTGATAAGAAGGGTGACAAAGCAGTGGAAGAAGTGAACAAATGGCTGCAAATGGTGAAGAGCATTATTTACGGGTCAGAAACGCAGGATCCTCATAGCGAGCAGGTGTGTACATTCTCAAACTGTTCAAACTTTAATCCTCACCTTAAAACTCATGCCTTCAGGTTTGAATTATAGGTAGCACAACTCGCTCAAGAGACTTATAATGCCAATGTTCTGCCGATGCTCATTAAAAATCTACCGAAACTCGACTTTGAGAGCAAGAAGGTTCATCACTGCTTGTTTAGTTTTTTGATCGCTGCAATTCTTATTTTGTGATTCCTAGGATGTTGCTCAGATTTTCAACAATCTTCTTCGCAGACAAATTGGAACCCGCTCTCCCACTGTAGAATATTTAGGTGCTCGTCCCGAAATGCTTGTCCTTCTTGTTAACGGGTGCGTTTacctttgaaatttcttcgtCATATTAGTTACAGTGTTTCAGCTATCAAAACGGTGACATTGCCGTCACATGTGGTCATATGCTGCGTGAATGTATTCGCCATGATCAGTTAGCAAAGGTTTGTTTTCTATTCCAGTAATCTGAAGGTGCTAATAGGTAAAAGATTGGCTTTCTCTTGGTTTTAGATTCTGCTGCAGCATGAATCGTTTTATAAGTTCTTCACGTATGTCGAGTTGTCTGCATTCGACATTGCCTCCGATGCCTTTGCTACGTTCAAGGtttaatttccttcattttctttttgttttgaaacacCGTATGTTTTAATATTAATCTTAATTTTCTGATTGGGCTCATATCTGATGTCAGTGAAAGAGATGTTATTAAAGTATTGACATACAGTCGGTATTCTTCATATTCTGACGGAGATTTTTATCTTGGAAGAGTCGAAAGATCTGTTACTGGCAGAGAATAGGAATCAACCATCACAGTACCGTGTAACATGAGTATAATATGACACAATTCAGAACGTTCATCGCTTGCCATCTAATAAAttgctgcttttaaattttggtGGATGTTTTGCACGATTTGATGATAATACATCAGGAGTTTGCCCAACTGTGGAAAATTCATAGTTAAAAAAGGCATAGTTTATAAATTGCTTATGCGTTTTCTTCTCTCGAACAGTTCCTCGTATATGAGCTTAGTATGAACATCCATAGCAGTACATTTGACAAacgtttcatgtttttttttttaatgaagaagATGTAGTTatgaagaaattgaatttttgcacAAGATTTGCATGTTTGCACTATTTTGGTTTATATTGCATGTTAATCTCTACATCTATGGTTTGATCTGTTTTGAAAGTCCTTCTACATTTCTAGGATTTGATCACTCGGCACAAAACATTATGCGCCGAGTTTTTGGACGCTAATTACGATCGTTTTTTCACCGAATATCAGAAACTGCTCAATTCGGATAATTACGTTACAAGGCGCCAGTCACTTAAGGTAATTTCTGTAGATTTCTTATGTTTGATCTACTTCCTTTATATGATGTGATGTTCAGTTGCTCGGTGAATTACTACTGGATCGTCACAACTTCAATGTAATGACGCGATATATTTCAAATCCGGAAAACCTCAAGCTCATGATGGAATTGCTACGTGAGAAGAGTCGTAGCATCCAATTTGAAGCTTTTCATGTGTTTAAAGTGAGTCATACTTGTTTCGACTTACATTAAACCCTGGAACAAGCCTAAGCATTAAGATGAGAGTGagattttttgtaaaacttcAAGAGGAAAGATGTCATAAAATCAtgctttattttacttcagaTTTTACTTACAAGTACTCTACACGATCAGCAAAATAGAGACATAGTTTATTTCTGTCACAGCACACTTCACTGAAACAGAGTGACAAAGATGTTTTCAGGTCTTTGTTGCTAATCCGAACAAACCCCGTCCTATTGCCGATATTCTGTTGAGGAATCGCGAAAAACTGGTTGGTGACGTGTTCTGCATTGCGCTCAATGATAATATCAATAGTCACCCAGTTGTATTTCTGATGTTCAGGTCGACTTCCTGGCGCAGTTCCATACGGAACGTACAGATGACGAACAATTCAACGACGAGAAAGCGTACTTGATCAAACAGATTCAGGAAATGAAGGCTTGAGAAGACGAGGATTTGCTCTTTTCGTATTCCATGtaatatttcctttcttttatatCAGTTATCATTGGCGTGAGTTCTTTGCCCTGTTCTGAAAAGGTTAAAAGCTTCACAAAAAGCCTCTAgtctgtgaagaaaaataatgtttgTTCTGTCATCAGGAGTGatctactactttttttatagTTCTTGTACGTCTCAAATTCGTTCCACCAACACATCGTTTTGATTGTGCTTTGGTACTCCATGTAACTTTCATGTAATTTACAAGTAAATTATTTGAGAGTATAGGGTCAGCATGAGGTACTCCTAGTTAGATATCTAGTAAGTGCATCAACGAATTTTCATAGCACATTTCTTTGTGTTGCTCCATACGGTTCTTAATGAATATTTATGATTTAAATGTGAACAACACTATCACAACCAATTATTGATAAACTCTACCAAATAGCGGATTGCTCCAGAAGCATGACTTTGTGATCTTATTTGATCTCAATGGTTCAAAAAGCCTATCCACAATCAATAACAATGCGGATAGAGCACAACTGCGTTGTACTACTACAAATGCACCACTAGGCAGCATTTTGAAGTAGTGCATTTCTAACAAATTTGCTTACCAGTGTCTACCTGCTGAATATTGCCTTCACATTCCTCTCCATAAAATGAACAGATAAtaaggaacagaaaaaaaaagttacaagagagttctgttttctacgacaaaTATCTTTATGAAGAGCAATAATTAGCAAGTAAGGAACAAATCAAAAGATGACAAAATAGAAACATGAGCAAGATAAAGAGGTTCTATGTCTAGTGATTAAAATCACCGAAAGCAGCACCACCGCCAGGCCCTTTTCCTGACAATTCCAGCTGTGAGTCGATCATCTAAATGTAATCAAAATTGTTAGTTTATTTCTACgataaaatataatacatagtggcaaaaaaaaacaaacatccaCCTGGATGAGTTCTTGAGGAGATGGGACGCGACCACTTTCAAGTTTGCTCCAAATCTGCTCTTTGTcaaggaaaatttcgaaagcTCCTGTCGACAGCAGTGTACTTTCCACCATGTTGGTTAACAGGAACAGCATCATGCAAGCAGAAATCTAAATACACCAGTCTAAACTATCAATCGGTTATGACGTCAGTGTTGCGAACTTTCGATGTTACCCTTTCCTCAGTAATTCGGAAAGTAGTTTGTAAGTGTCACAAAACGCAAAAGATACGCAGAAATCAAGAAATCGAAAAGCTCAGGACCACCAGAGGCCTCAGTTTACCCAAATAGCGAACATTTCTTTACAATCGTAAgagcaatgaaatgaaagccGATAAAGTGGATTAGTTATGAAATTACAGACTAGAATCagtaaaatgaattttaatcTCAAGAAAGATGACGTTCACTTCACATGTTTTCATTGCATTACTCGTACCGATGTAAGGAGTTGATTCATCGCGTGAACTGATCCACTGTGATATTCCAAGAATCTTTCAAGTTCCGAACCCTATTTAGTTTTGTTAAAAGCCCctcattgaaaatttcccaaaaatgctgcctttaaaaaataccaAGAAATCTATCCCACCCTCTGTTCGAGGAGAGGGTTCACCGATATAAGGCGGACACGGAACTGTACGGCAAATATTTACTAGAAAGCACTAGTTTGTATGTATGAGAGACGAATGGAGTGTCTGAGTTTATGTTCAGAGCAGATAATCGGGTACGCTGTGATCAGAGTATACGCTGTTACTCATTTGTTTTCCAGCCATGATCCGCTTCTAAAAGCTGATAAGAATACATTGGGCCTTGATATCCATAAAACACCAAACTCGAATACACTATATCAGCTACGGTCCTGTCAAGTGAGAGACATTCTCAGGAGCACAGAAAGTCAAACATATTCCAAATAGTACGCAGTTCGTCGGTGGTTTTAGTGAATAATAAAGTTTACCGATGTAAAGAAGGGATTTGGAATGTAATGGAGGATTCGGTAAATCCACATGATGAGGACAATTTCCTAGATTTACACTAGACTTTTCACGATGGAACGTGTTCGTCTTCAGACTAATAAGAACATCCCTTCATTTACAAAACACAAGCGAGATACATTTTATTCGATTTCGTTGCTTTCAAAGGCCATGTCGACGGAGTAGTGGATGAGAAATATCCTAGGCGACGAACCAAATGAATCATCCTATTTTCTTAGGTGGAATTTGAATACCAGTGTACCTGTCGCTACAGATCTTTGATAACTTGAAGTTGAaacttttcaagaattttccagCCTCTCGAAACAAGGCAATGTTGATTTATCATTTCAGTTTTGGTGCGTGAAAGATAACAACACCAAAAATCAATTTGAGAACATTGATCCGTCGCGTTTGATTAGTAAGTAATGGTTTGTAAAACTCCGTCATACAATAAACTCTGTTGATTGAATCTGAGTTTAcacattaaaaattcaaaaacactgCTTGAGTACAATGAAAAAgtggacagaaaaaaagaataaagtttctgacgttaatcaatccgcttgggatgcgccaccacgtccacttcaattcagaattctgTGAGGTTTAGAAATGCATAGctagcctgtacaatgactttcaGGGGCTCTCCGATGAAGCCagtctttttatcctcccagacaagtttggtaccaatttatcgaccccgaggATGAAAGGCATAGTTGGCACTAAGCCGGAATTGAATCTACtgatcgatcatgctgcagccGCACCGAAACCTTTTAACGACTGCGTTGAAccgccaagaaaaaaataggatgaaggaagaaaaatgaagcaaaagaTAATAAGAAACGTTTGTATTCAATGGACAACGGAACgggaattcaattcaaaagaaaatcaaataataaagttACTATTCTGTTTTGCTTAGACGAAcggaaaaaagacaatttaATTACCTTATTAGACTGTGCCCACTGAAGTACAGCAGGTTCACCCATTCCAAGGCTAGTGAACGGATTTCTACCTGTTATGACGACAGCAATCGCGGCAATTTTTAGGATATTAATGGTCTGAAACTTTGTGGAAAGGTTCACTGAGATCAACctctacaaaataaataaaagaatggaATCACTTGGGCGAGATACTCCTTCCATTTAACAGGCGGATAATTGCTACCTTCAACAGGCATTTCTGGATATTTGTCACGCACAGCCATTGAGAACTGCTCAAAAGCTTGCTTGTATCCACATGATATGCTGAAATAGAAGAATGTGAGGATAAAATTGGAGTTATATCCGTTTTTAAGATATGCATTAAGAAAACAATATTGGATTCTCATGTTCTAATGAAATACAACTTAACAAGTCCATTTGGTACAGCAATACGGCCCAAGAAAACTTTTGAATCGAtggtgtggaaaaaaaaaacagatagaaTAGTCAAGAGAAGTTCGTTGCCTACGAAATGCACAGAAAAAACTAgatgtaaaacaaaaataagagataAGTGTTTGAAAATACTGATAAAAGCAGAAGGCTAGAAATATATTACTTTGCAAATACATTAGAACTCGAAATGGTAGAGCATGATATTATTCAAATGATGGATCTCATGATAGTAGTGCACTTTAAGAACAACTGATGGTGGAGATCCTTAGAAATCTAGAATTACCACGTCGTTCACATTCACATTTACTTGGTATATAAGTTCTTTGTACATATTCTTACTGCAACTACTTTTTCGGTCTTTAGTCAACAGAGTACACGTGGTTCATAAACAAGCTAATTGATTGTAATTCGCCTTTTTCCCTATTGTAGTACTCAATGTGATCGAAAACATTATATCTTGTTATGAAGTTCCTCTATGTCTACACAACAACCTAGAAGCTTTACTTATATCGACTAGTGATTTTTGTCTAGATCCAATTAAcaaagcaaaggaaaaaaagtcacGAATAATCACAAATAAGTATTGTCGATACGTAGAatgattgtagaaaaaagccTGCATATAAAAAAGGATCGTCATGATTTTCAGGTGGTTGACAAGACCATAAACAGTGGGTTGAAATTACTTATTAATTGCTACTAACCAGTACAAGAAACGAAGCGTAGGCAACTTCCTCCCACTAAGTATTTTCGGCTTCATTGTATTGAACTGCGAACCTTCTCGAAGTTCTATATGATCTTCTTCGGTGCCCTTACTGAAAACAGAACGTGAATTGTGCTGGCGGAAAGATCTCAGGATTTAGGATGAATTACTAACACTACCTGAAAGTATGTTGAGGCTCGTCACCAAACTCCTTGCGGAACTCTTCTGCGTCATGATCATCTTCGGAGTGGGCTGGAACTGTACCTGTGAAAATGACTGCTCGCTAATTCATGGAAGCACTACAAAAGTACTTGAACTTGATTCTTCGCAGAGATTGGCGAAAAACGAGCAAAAGAGAGAGTACACCACGAGTACATGTTTTGAATGAATAACTGATTTTAGAACCTTAAGGAAGACAAACCTTTCACAAATACTTCTATCATTGATAACGCAAACAACgcagaaaggaacaaaaaccCCGCTCTACCCGTCATCCTGCAACAGCAAAAACTTTTGGAACAATAGAAGAAGCGATCTTCTAAACAATGACACGAGCAGTCTACGTTCACAAtacgaaaagaacgaaaagaagaacTCACATAAATCTGTTGACCTTGAACGGAGACGGCTAACGGCCGTAGAATGTCTGCGGTGTGGCCTGACTACAGTGTTCTTAAATTTAAGGAATTTTATGCACCTGCTTGGATGAGTCAGCTCTCTTCATCATAATGTGATTTTTATGTTTGCTGCAGGTGAACGAAACGATTGGTGGTGTTTGTACAGTAGGAAATGTTTTGTCCGGCGAAAGTTGGGTCCGTACAACATCTTAGAACACCGCGTAGTTCTTGTAGTTGGTGTGAACTCATCCCTTCGAGGCATCTTCATTGATATCACATTTCTTTGGAACTGAAATGAGAGTTGGATGTTTTGCTGCTGTGGGTAGGAGCACGCGAAACAGATTCGTCTGCTCAGTGGTCGGCAGCACCCTTACTTTCACCTCGTAGACTAAAATGATTCTGAGCAGAAATATTGTTTGTAGGTTGGTTTTAAAATGTGCCTATATATGCTTCTatagtttttaaatttatgtGTGGCcctgtggcctaatggataaggcgtcggtCTCCGGAGCCGAAGActgcaggttcgagtcctgccagggtcgaaaTGTTTTGTTGTCATTTCCTTCATATTCTGTTGATTATTACACTTTTATTACTTTCTTCTGTCATAGTGGATCTGAACAACTTTTAAATTGGAATTCCAGACGCAGTAGAATAGCTAGAATTTAAAACTGTAATTGCAAAGACAAGGGAAATCGTGAGATGTAGATTAGGTGTTCACGTTTCGTGTTCGTGTTGCAGTTATAATCATGAATATATAGAGAATATCCGGAGCGAATTGTTCggggaaaaatatttgatcaAGTCGATCGAGGAGAAAACATGCAATTCCTGACGTGAAAGTGAATTGAATCTCGTCTCCTACTGAGTTCCTCTGAAAATTTGAAGTATTCGACTTCACGTAACGAAAATTTCCCCTTAAAAACTCTTACCGCTTATCGTCGAGTTTATCGAATCTTCCAATGTTGTGGTGATTATTAATGATTTTGCTATGAACCGCAAATTCGTCAGAATAATCGATCGCTGTAGTGTCTATACTTGGAGTGGCGACTTCGCGGCGTTAATCGTTTATTTGAGCAACGGAGCGATTGGCAGAATCGTCGAGTGTGTACATCACCTCTGCCGATCATTCGTATTTTATCTTACAGATCCGAGACTCCACAGTATATGAATACGCATACTATGCTAATTGTTATCTTTGAATAAATtctcttttgtattttcttacGTGTACAACTAAGCGATCAAATtataaattttggaatttgtgAATAATCTCTTGGACCGCACGATTGATACAGGCTGCGATTCTCACCGAAATCCCAATACATCTAGAGATTCcctcgatttattgattttcctttcttacGCGTAACTGTCAATGTACGCGGGAGGGGGTGGGGTGCACATGTGTCGTTGTGGTGATTATAGTATGGTGACATAAGTTACTGAAAATCatgttcttcttcctaactaTCCCTAATCGACCTCATGCTGAGAGTGAAATGTAGCAACTTGCTTTACGTGATTTAGACGACGACTTCCATACTCTattattcaataatttcttGCAGTTACCTCGTTCTCGTAGGAaagggggaggggaggggagggagTGTACCGCAGttagttagaggttccgctgcggcTGCATAATTGATAGaaagttcgaaaccgctctagagCCAACCAaaactttcatccctctggctAGTAAATCTTCAGCacacttgtctaggaggataaaaacactgacttaacacatcggctatccTCGCAAGTCAAGTGGtacaggctagttacacgtttgtgaacctaaacgattctgaattgaagtgaacgtggtggcgcatctctaacggattgattaattcCAGACACATTACTCTATAGAATTTTAACTCGTATCCTTCATCATTCTGTACAGGACAAC is a window encoding:
- a CDS encoding hypothetical protein (NECATOR_CHRX.G21743.T1) yields the protein MPLPIFGKSHKSPADVVKNLKEALVAVEKTQGDKKGDKAVEEVNKWLQMVKSIIYGSETQDPHSEQVAQLAQETYNANVLPMLIKNLPKLDFESKKDVAQIFNNLLRRQIGTRSPTVEYLGARPEMLVLLVNGYQNGDIAVTCGHMLRECIRHDQLAKILLQHESFYKFFTYVELSAFDIASDAFATFKDLITRHKTLCAEFLDANYDRFFTEYQKLLNSDNYVTRRQSLKLLGELLLDRHNFNVMTRYISNPENLKLMMELLREKSRSIQFEAFHVFKVFVANPNKPRPIADILLRNREKLVDFLAQFHTERTDDEQFNDEKAYLIKQIQEMKA
- a CDS encoding hypothetical protein (NECATOR_CHRX.G21744.T5), whose amino-acid sequence is MSLSFSPFEALKKIASWGYGEEKVLLNATSNLFLRHYATNEEWALQEVRIDQDHYDHEGFVVSEAKYIVSISRKPFYYLISLVAPTYIICMLSVAGLFARFSTKHERQERFTLGVTAILSMAVLSLVVTEKVPHSSEGVPLLIVYFHFNIIMVTLATILTSTVMRVHSKAFSHRISPPPSWLLRYLFIHGTDFTSIPNGASISVERQVTAEKWGAVNRFMMTGRAGFLFLSALFALSMIEVFVKGTVPAHSEDDHDAEEFRKEFGDEPQHTFSKGTEEDHIELREGSQFNTMKPKILSGRKLPTLRFLYCISCGYKQAFEQFSMAVRDKYPEMPVEGSNYPPVKWKEYLAQTINILKIAAIAVVITGRNPFTSLGMGEPAVLQWAQSNKISACMMLFLLTNMVESTLLSTGAFEIFLDKEQIWSKLESGRVPSPQELIQMIDSQLELSGKGPGGGAAFGDFNH
- a CDS encoding hypothetical protein (NECATOR_CHRX.G21744.T4), which produces MSLSFSPFEALKKIASWGYGEEKVLLNATSNLFLRHYATNEEWALQEVRIDQDHYDHEGFVVSEAKYIVSISRKPFYYLISLVAPTYIICMLSVAGLFARFSTKHERQERFTLGVTAILSMAVLSLVVTEKVPHSSEGVPLLIVYFHFNIIMVTLATILTSTVMRVHSKAFSHRISPPPSWLLRYLFIHGTDFTSIPNGASISVERQVTAEKWGAVNRFMMTGRAGFLFLSALFALSMIEVFVKVPAHSEDDHDAEEFRKEFGDEPQHTFSKGTEEDHIELREGSQFNTMKPKILSGRKLPTLRFLYCISCGYKQAFEQFSMAVRDKYPEMPVEGSNYPPVKWKEYLAQTINILKIAAIAVVITGRNPFTSLGMGEPAVLQWAQSNKISACMMLFLLTNMVESTLLSTGAFEIFLDKEQIWSKLESGRVPSPQELIQMIDSQLELSGKGPGGGAAFGDFNH
- a CDS encoding hypothetical protein (NECATOR_CHRX.G21744.T1), whose amino-acid sequence is MTGRAGFLFLSALFALSMIEVFVKGTVPAHSEDDHDAEEFRKEFGDEPQHTFSKGTEEDHIELREGSQFNTMKPKILSGRKLPTLRFLYCISCGYKQAFEQFSMAVRDKYPEMPVEGSNYPPVKWKEYLAQTINILKIAAIAVVITGRNPFTSLGMGEPAVLQWAQSNKISACMMLFLLTNMVESTLLSTGAFEIFLDKEQIWSKLESGRVPSPQELIQMIDSQLELSGKGPGGGAAFGDFNH
- a CDS encoding hypothetical protein (NECATOR_CHRX.G21744.T3), whose product is MSLSFSPFEALKKIASWGYGEEKVLLNATSNLFLRHYATNEEWALQEVRIDQDHYDHEGFVVSEAKYIVSISRKPFYYLISLVAPTYIICMLSVAGLFARFSTKHERQERFTLGVTAILSMAVLSLVVTEKVPHSSEGVPLLIVYFHFNIIMVTLATILTSTVMRVHSKAFSHRISPPPSWLLRYLFIHGTDFTSIPNGASISVERQVTAEKWGAVNRFMMTGRAGFLFLSALFALSMIEVFVKAHSEDDHDAEEFRKEFGDEPQHTFSKGTEEDHIELREGSQFNTMKPKILSGRKLPTLRFLYCISCGYKQAFEQFSMAVRDKYPEMPVEGSNYPPVKWKEYLAQTINILKIAAIAVVITGRNPFTSLGMGEPAVLQWAQSNKISACMMLFLLTNMVESTLLSTGAFEIFLDKEQIWSKLESGRVPSPQELIQMIDSQLELSGKGPGGGAAFGDFNH